The Procambarus clarkii isolate CNS0578487 chromosome 24, FALCON_Pclarkii_2.0, whole genome shotgun sequence genome includes a region encoding these proteins:
- the LOC123761806 gene encoding basic proline-rich protein-like: MCYCVHDFLSVDSGVKDFVGIYEERDIALEPNPIHTLIVPGACITSPAGHRPPGRVPERTETPADADPGGRVLGRTQTSGTRSSADADLRDAFLGGRRPPGDAFLGGRRPPGDAFLGGRRPPGDAFLGGRRPPGDAFLGGRRPPGDAFLGGRRPPGDAFLGGRRPPGDAFLGGRRPPGDAFLGGRRPPGDAFLGGRRPPGDAFPGGRRPPRGRVPRRTQTPQGTRSPADADPPGDAFPGGRRPPRGRVPRRTQTPRGRVPRRTQTPRGRVPRRTQTPRGRVPRRTQTPRGRVPRRTQTPRGRVPRRTQTPRGRVPRRTQTPRGRVPRRTQTPRGRVPRRTQTPRGRVPRRTQTPRGRVPRRTQTPRGRVPRRTQTPRGRVPRRTQTPRGRVPRRTRSPADAFPGGRVPRRTRSPADADPQGTRSPADADPQGTRSPADADPQGTRSPADADPQGTRSPADADPQGTRSPADADPQGTRSPADADPQGTRSPADADPQGTRSPADADPQGTRSPADADPQGTRSPADADPQGTRSPADADPQGTRSPADAFPGGRVPRRTQTPRGRVPRRTQTPRDAFPGGRRPPGMRSPANAFPGGRRPQGRVPRRTQTPADAFPGGRRPPGTRSPADADP; encoded by the coding sequence ATGTGTTATTGTGTACATGATTTCCTAAGTGTCGATTCTGGTGTGAAAGATTTCGTGGGTATTTACGAGGAGCGAGATATAGCTCTTGAGCCCAACCCCATACATACCCTTATTGTACCTGGTGCATGTATTACTTCCCCGGCTGGGCACAGGCCCCCGGGACGCGTTCCCGAGCGGACGGAGACCCCGGCGGACGCAGACCCCGGCGGACGCGTTCTCGGGCGGACGCAGACCTCAGGGACGCGTTCCTCGGCGGACGCAGACCTCAGGGACGCGTTCCTCGGCGGACGCAGACCCCCAGGGGACGCGTTCCTCGGCGGACGCAGACCCCCAGGGGACGCGTTCCTCGGCGGACGCAGACCCCCAGGGGACGCGTTCCTCGGCGGACGCAGACCCCCAGGGGACGCGTTCCTCGGCGGACGCAGACCCCCAGGGGACGCGTTCCTCGGCGGACGCAGACCCCCAGGGGACGCGTTCCTCGGCGGACGCAGACCCCCAGGGGACGCGTTCCTCGGCGGACGCAGACCCCCAGGGGACGCGTTCCTCGGCGGACGCAGACCCCCAGGGGACGCGTTCCTCGGCGGACGCAGACCCCCAGGGGACGCGTTCCCCGGCGGACGCAGACCCCCCAGGGGACGCGTTCCCCGGCGGACGCAGACCCCCCAGGGGACGCGTTCCCCGGCGGACGCAGACCCCCCAGGGGACGCGTTCCCCGGCGGACGCAGACCCCCCAGGGGACGCGTTCCCCGGCGGACGCAGACCCCCAGGGGACGCGTTCCCCGGCGGACGCAGACCCCCAGGGGACGCGTTCCCCGGCGGACGCAGACCCCCAGGGGACGCGTTCCCCGGCGGACGCAGACCCCCAGGGGACGCGTTCCCCGGCGGACGCAGACCCCCAGGGGACGCGTTCCCCGGCGGACGCAGACCCCCAGGGGACGCGTTCCCCGGCGGACGCAGACCCCCAGGGGACGCGTTCCCCGGCGGACGCAGACCCCCAGGGGACGCGTTCCCCGGCGGACGCAGACCCCCAGGGGACGCGTTCCCCGGCGGACGCAGACCCCCAGGGGACGCGTTCCCCGGCGGACGCAGACCCCCAGGGGACGCGTTCCCCGGCGGACGCAGACCCCCAGGGGACGCGTTCCCCGGCGGACGCAGACCCCCAGGGGACGCGTTCCCCGGCGGACGCGTTCCCCGGCGGACGCGTTCCCCGGCGGACGCGTTCCCCGGCGGACGCGTTCCCCGGCGGACGCAGACCCCCAGGGGACGCGTTCCCCGGCGGACGCAGACCCCCAGGGGACGCGTTCCCCGGCGGACGCAGACCCCCAGGGGACGCGTTCCCCGGCGGACGCAGACCCCCAGGGGACGCGTTCCCCGGCGGACGCAGACCCCCAGGGGACGCGTTCCCCGGCGGACGCAGACCCCCAGGGGACGCGTTCCCCGGCGGACGCAGACCCCCAGGGGACGCGTTCCCCGGCGGACGCAGACCCCCAGGGGACGCGTTCCCCGGCGGACGCAGACCCCCAGGGGACGCGTTCCCCGGCGGACGCAGACCCCCAGGGGACGCGTTCCCCGGCGGACGCAGACCCCCAGGGGACGCGTTCCCCGGCGGACGCAGACCCCCAGGGGACGCGTTCCCCGGCGGACGCGTTCCCCGGCGGACGCGTTCCCCGGCGGACGCAGACCCCCAGGGGACGCGTTCCCCGGCGGACGCAGACCCCCAGGGACGCGTTCCCCGGCGGACGCAGACCCCCTGGAATGCGTTCCCCGGCGAACGCGTTCCCGGGCGGACGCAGACCTCAGGGACGCGTTCCTCGGCGGACGCAGACCCCGGCAGACGCGTTCCCGGGCGGACGCAGACCCCCTGGAACACGTTCCCCGGCGGACGCAGACCCCTGA